The following are encoded together in the Parabacteroides chongii genome:
- a CDS encoding glycoside hydrolase family 2 protein, with translation MKNILYTCLFLFCCFSMAGKVPTKQKQRLTENWEYLKGDLGGIWEAVRPFSPGNPESVPIWQKVTLPHCFNAEDAVDPDINYYQGPGWYKTLLTIDNPYAGGRVVLDFEGAGQKTKVYIYTTLVGEHVGGYDEWSVDITEAVKDFMADDKLMKRFKGKVPLSIRCDNSRDVEMIPSDLSDFNLYGGLYRYLNLVYLPKASFEQIRLEPELSANRKEGTVKVKASFYNPEDVRKADVTVTIYDAGHQQIYSQTVENILPLGDQFLVETKIKNPALWDVDSPNLYTCELTIKADGQTLTASERFGFRQAEFKEKGPFYLNGRRLLLRGTHRHEDHAGVAQAMTEEMMRTEMQMMKDMGVNFIRLGHYQQSDIILQLCDELGILVWEEIPWCRGGLGGETYKNQARRMLTNMINQHHNHPSIIIWGLGNENDWPNDFSTFDKGAIRAFMKEQHDLAHRLDDTRMTAIRRCEFCSDIVDVYSPSIWAGWYRGVFTDYKSVSEEEMKKVKHFLHVEWGGDSHARRHSENVFANLKGIESGKGADERDGDASLYGGAARASKDGDWSESYIVRLIDWHLKEQETMPWLTGAAYWPFKDFSTPVRPENPVPYVNQKGVIERDFTPKESYYVFQSYWTTEPMVHIYGHSWPVRWGNKGDRKEVLVYSNCETVELFVNGISQGVKKRNSQDYPAAGLRWNCVYEEGKNEIRAVAIQGKTKVTDEISQEYQTAKWGKESAAAVSIVSREGDTVLLEVQLLDKDGIRCLDSKKYIEFEIAGDGSLIQNQGTSTGSRKVQAYNGRACIKVNLNKGKSLVAVKAKGIPTAFIELK, from the coding sequence ATGAAAAACATTCTTTACACCTGTCTTTTCCTGTTCTGTTGTTTTTCGATGGCGGGAAAAGTACCGACAAAACAAAAACAACGGTTAACAGAAAACTGGGAATACCTGAAAGGTGACCTGGGAGGAATTTGGGAAGCCGTACGTCCATTCTCGCCAGGAAATCCGGAATCTGTCCCCATCTGGCAGAAAGTCACTTTACCTCATTGCTTTAATGCTGAAGACGCAGTAGATCCGGATATCAATTATTATCAAGGACCGGGCTGGTACAAAACGCTGCTGACGATCGACAATCCGTACGCCGGCGGTCGTGTCGTACTTGACTTTGAAGGTGCCGGACAGAAGACGAAAGTCTATATCTACACAACACTGGTCGGTGAACACGTAGGAGGTTACGATGAGTGGAGTGTCGATATAACCGAAGCTGTAAAGGACTTTATGGCTGATGATAAGTTAATGAAACGCTTCAAGGGAAAAGTCCCTTTGTCTATCCGTTGTGACAACTCGCGCGATGTGGAGATGATCCCGTCCGACCTGTCCGACTTCAATCTTTATGGCGGCCTGTACCGTTATCTGAATCTAGTCTATTTGCCGAAAGCTTCTTTTGAACAGATACGTTTGGAACCGGAGCTTTCTGCCAACCGGAAAGAGGGGACAGTCAAAGTAAAAGCCTCTTTCTATAATCCGGAAGATGTCCGTAAGGCCGACGTGACTGTCACTATCTATGATGCCGGGCATCAGCAAATATATTCTCAGACAGTAGAGAATATCCTCCCTTTGGGTGACCAGTTCCTGGTAGAAACCAAGATCAAGAATCCAGCCTTGTGGGATGTCGATTCTCCGAATCTATATACCTGCGAGCTGACTATCAAAGCTGACGGTCAAACCCTGACAGCCAGTGAGCGCTTCGGTTTCCGCCAGGCAGAATTTAAGGAAAAAGGCCCGTTTTATCTGAATGGCCGCCGCCTTCTGCTTCGCGGAACACATCGTCATGAAGACCATGCAGGCGTAGCACAGGCTATGACGGAAGAGATGATGCGTACCGAGATGCAGATGATGAAAGACATGGGTGTCAACTTTATCCGTCTCGGACATTATCAGCAATCGGATATCATCCTCCAATTATGTGACGAGCTAGGTATTCTTGTATGGGAGGAAATCCCTTGGTGTCGTGGTGGTTTGGGTGGAGAGACCTACAAGAATCAAGCACGCCGTATGCTGACAAATATGATCAATCAACATCATAACCATCCTTCCATTATTATTTGGGGATTAGGAAATGAAAACGACTGGCCGAACGATTTCAGTACGTTCGATAAAGGTGCCATCCGTGCTTTTATGAAAGAACAACATGATCTGGCACATCGCCTGGACGATACCCGTATGACCGCTATCCGCCGTTGTGAATTTTGCAGCGACATCGTCGATGTCTATTCCCCCTCCATCTGGGCAGGCTGGTATCGTGGTGTATTCACTGATTATAAATCCGTATCCGAAGAAGAGATGAAGAAAGTCAAACATTTCCTGCATGTGGAATGGGGAGGCGACAGCCATGCCCGTCGTCATTCGGAGAATGTTTTTGCCAATCTGAAAGGAATTGAATCGGGAAAAGGTGCTGATGAGCGCGACGGGGATGCTTCCCTTTACGGAGGTGCCGCCCGTGCATCCAAAGATGGCGACTGGTCGGAAAGTTATATTGTCCGCCTGATCGACTGGCATCTGAAAGAACAGGAAACGATGCCTTGGCTGACAGGTGCCGCCTATTGGCCATTCAAGGACTTCTCAACACCTGTCCGTCCTGAAAATCCGGTTCCCTACGTAAACCAAAAAGGCGTTATCGAACGTGATTTCACTCCCAAGGAAAGCTATTATGTCTTCCAATCTTACTGGACGACTGAGCCGATGGTACATATTTATGGTCATAGCTGGCCTGTACGCTGGGGAAACAAAGGCGACCGTAAGGAAGTTTTGGTCTACTCGAACTGCGAAACCGTAGAACTGTTCGTCAATGGCATCAGCCAGGGAGTAAAGAAGCGTAACAGCCAGGATTATCCGGCTGCCGGATTGCGCTGGAACTGTGTGTACGAGGAAGGAAAGAACGAGATACGTGCCGTTGCCATACAGGGAAAAACAAAGGTGACAGATGAAATCAGCCAGGAATATCAGACTGCCAAGTGGGGCAAAGAATCAGCTGCTGCTGTATCAATCGTTTCGCGTGAAGGCGATACTGTTTTACTGGAAGTCCAGCTTTTGGATAAGGACGGTATCCGTTGTCTTGATTCGAAGAAATATATTGAATTTGAAATAGCCGGTGACGGATCACTGATACAAAATCAGGGAACATCTACCGGTAGCCGAAAGGTCCAGGCATACAATGGACGGGCATGCATCAAAGTGAATCTGAATAAAGGCAAGAGTCTTGTTGCTGTTAAGGCGAAAGGCATACCGACTGCTTTTATTGAATTGAAATAA